The Penaeus chinensis breed Huanghai No. 1 chromosome 12, ASM1920278v2, whole genome shotgun sequence DNA segment atggagagagagagagagatggagagagagagagaaagagggagagagaggtagagagagagggagagagagagggagagggagagggagagggagagggagagggagagggagagggagagagagagagagagagagagagagagagagagagagagagagagagagagagatggagagagagagagaaagagggagagagagggagagggagagagagagagagagagagagagagagagagagagagagagagagagagagagagagagagagagagagagagagagagagagagggaaagagagagagagagagagatggagagagagagagagagatggagagagagagagagagagatggagagagagagagagagagatggagagagagagagagagagatggagagagagagagagagagaggagagagagagagggagagagagagagggagagagagagagggagagagaggggagagagaggggagagagaggagagagagaggagagagagagagagagagagagagagagagagagagagagagagagagagagagagagagagagggaaagagagagagagagagatggagagagagagagagagagatggagagagagagagagagagatggagagagagatggaaagagggagagagagagagagagagagagagagagagagagagagagagagagagagagagagagagagagagagagagaagagagagagagaaagaaagagatggagagggagagagaaagagggagagaaagagagggagagagagagggagagagagagagagagagagagagagagagagagagagagagagagagagagagagagagagagagagagagagagagagaagagagagagagagagaagagagggagagaagagagagaggagagagaaagagggagagaaagagagggagagagagagggagagagagagggagagagagagggagagagagagggagagagagagagagagagagagagagagagagagagagagagagagagagagagagagagagagagagagagagagagagagagagagagagagagagtgcttttTTACCCATGATCTGATGGCCAAgttaatttacatatttctctACCACTTTTGGAAATCACGAAATAAAATCGGTTGTTTAGCCCAGTTTAGTGTGTGAGTTACAAAAATAATCAGTCTAAATTTCAATATCATTTCCATActcattacacatacatatatataatgagagagggagagggaaagatataaagagaaagagaaaaagagggagagggaaagagagagagagggagagaaaaagggagagggagaaggagaaagtgagagagagaaagaaagagagatagagaagagagagagagagagagagagagagagagagagagagagagagagagagagagagagagagagagagagagagagagagagagagagagagagagagagaaatgtatgtatatgtatatgtatgtgtatgtgtgtatatatatatatatatatatatatatatatatatatatatgtatatatatatgtatatatatatgtatatatatatatgtatatatatatatgtatatatatatgtataatatatatatatatgtatatatgtatatatatatatatatatatatgtatatatatatgtataatatatatatatatatatatatatatatatatatatatatatatacatacaacacacacacacacacacacacatatatacatacatatatatatgaatatatttatacatgcagaaaggagagggagagagaaagaggagagagaggggagagatgggagaaacagcagagagagagagagagagaaacaggagagagagtcaggtgagagaaagagaggcagagagagagtgtcaggagagagaaatagatggggagagagagagagagagagtgagagaaagagagagaaaaaagagagagagacagagagaaagagagagaggtgagtaggAGTGAGTGCATGTGTCTGGTGTGCTTGAGGAAGTGAATCTTAATCTTGTACTAACTGTACTGTGGGACAGTTTAGGTTGTTTATCTCACTTTCCACCTTTTTGAAAGAAAAATGAGCCGCATCTTCTGCCTAAATTTTATGACTGTAATCTTTCTTAGGGCTGCTGTAATATTTTTTCGTTTATAATAATAgcctatattattatattatctttcatTCACAGAGAGctattacatttatataactgTATCCCTGTATTAATTTTAATGTTGTTTGCTATTTAGATTTTGTTCTTCCTTCTTGTCACTACCATGGTCTTTCATaactatttctctgtttctgatatatttatttcaaCTTTTATTATTCTTGGGTATTCTCACATTACTGACTACTGATTCAGTCTTCTCGGATCTTTCAGTTTTTCTTAGTCTGTCTCATTTCgtaataaattattttattttgagtAATTTGATACTCAGGAAACTAAATATAATTTGCAAAATACTATACCATTTACTGTTCTTTTACAATTTTATGAATCTCTTGAGGTAAACATAGAAAAGAACTATGAATGAGATTGATCATGCCTTAAGAAATTAATCTCATTCACACATATTTCAACATTCTACATCTAAAGATCTGCTGGAATCTTTTCCATTATAGCATTCATTTTCACAGCTCATGGAAAACATTCATTTATCTAATTTTATGTGGTATCTACAAAACTAGTGAAGAGAGGATGTCATATTTCATGTAATACTTTAgaattaataaaagataatatccaGGATATATACACAATAAGAACATCATGACTAATTTATATCAGGTAAACAAACCATCTGTTCAACAGAAATAACAACTTAAacctatacacacaaatacatacatataaacctgATCATCTAATAAATGCCAATGAAATGTCTTGCTTATTCTTTCTGGTTTAATTATCTTTGGTTTACAGACATATGAGAAGGCACAGTATCAGGAGATAACAACTATTTAACAGCCTGCTACAAATATATACCCATTATCCAGGGTGTTCACCAGTATTTAATACAGTACACAAAATATCCAAGAAGAGTTCTTGAATCTCTTCATTTCACTGTAAAAATACAGTAAGCAAAAGAAAGACTTCTATTAAAATCCACCATTCTATGGTGCTGGAAGCCTGAGGAATAATATCTACTGCTTGAAACTCAAGTTCAGATAAGGAAGTATATCTATTGCTTGAAGCTCAAGTGTCTTATGATATCTTTTATGGAAAAAAAGTCAGCAACATCTTGTTTATATTCAGTCTTAAGTTATGCAGTTTTGAACATCAGgctataaaaaaattaaaactgtaACCTCTACAGTCTAGATAACCTAACACTAAAATGTTTGGCATATACTTTTTCCCTGATACAGTGTATAATGTTGAACTGATATTTGCCACAGACTAGTTTGGAGATCTTAATTGAAAAAGTTTGCAAGCAGACTTCCAATCTGAAGATCAATAAAATACATTAGctctataataaacaaatattataaagcaaaaagaatgaaaggaaaaactaAGAATTAAAAGTCATAacaatatactgtatatctataaacataattATCACAGGCAAACTCACTGATTATTCAGGTACCATATATTCAAAATTCAGAATTCTTTAATTGTTGGTTATATCTCAACTGAGATACAACCCATCAGACTTACGATATTATTGTGCCTGGGGGCGGAGCTCCCTGCGCAATAATGAAAGAACCATCTGCAAGTGTATGTGCATGAGCAACTAATGTAGCAGCCATTGCTTGTTCCTCTGCtgcttgctgttgctgctgctgctgttcagCTGTAGGGCCACCCAACTGTATCTTGTGCTTACGCCACATGTGTGCTTTGAGATTGCCTTTAGTTTCTGATGCATAATCGCAGCGTGCACAGGGGAATGGTTTCTCTCCTGTGTGGATTCTACGATGGACATTCAGTGTCTCTTTCCGTTTAAAGCTCTTGTTACAGAAGTCACACTGGAACTGTGGTTTTGTCTCATGAACCATACTGACGTGCTTTTTTAATGCCATAGCTCCACGCATGACTTTTCCACAAATATGACAGTTGACTTCTAGCTTTCTGTCTTCATGTTGCCTTTCATGCATGTTGAGTTTCCATTTTTTACTAAATGTTTCACCACAGTGACTGCAAATAAAGAGACCACCTGTGTCTCCTACCTGGATATCATGCAAACTATACTTGTGTCTTGCTAGTGACTTAGAGTTTGACATCTGCTTATTACAAATTTCACATATAAGATTGCGCTTAATACATTGGCGATCAGGACACACTGGATTGTCAGGACTAATTGGCAGAGTTAAATCTTCCCCTTTACATTCCTTCTTCCGACAGAAATTACAGCCCTTGGCAAGAAAAACAGCCAAGCTGAGCGGAAGTGTTCCTCTGTCCTCCACCTGATCAACCATTATGTGCATAATCAACTCCTCATGAAATGATGGATTGACATACAGTTCTAAATCTGATACAGCCCTGCGTTTCAAGTCATTGCTTACCTGCTGGAAGCATGCTTTTGTTAGAGCTCCTCCACTGCCTACTAGCAAGTCATCTCCCCCAACTGCCATTCTGTTAACAAGGTCATCTAGGTCATGAGGTGCTGATGAATCATCAGGTAAAACATCACCCTCCAGTAAGGGTGGCATCAAAGTGTCTTTacttccagctcctcctccacctccaccactaggATCAGACCTGCCCATTGACCTCTTCCCCATGCGGATCCAGTAGCGGTACATAGCTATCATGTGAACATATTTTGGAATATGTTGGGGATCAaattgatgataattgataatttgCATGTCACCTACTGTGATTGTTTCCACCTCTTGGACAACTGAATCCCCTATGGAAGCTTTGCTGTATGCTTCATCTACTAGAGGGTCTCCAGTATGTGTGACTAGCAATTCCACACTGAAGCCGTTGCCTTCTGTGTCTGCACTCCCCTGCTGGTGCATGAGATTCTTCTTTTCTAATACATTATTCATAACTTCTGAGAAGAACTTAGTGAGGTCATTCTGGTCAAATAGCTTAGTGAGGAGGATATCTGCATGCCAGAGAGTGATGATGTGTTGTGAAGTTCTGGCAATCTGAAGAGTTGATGCAGAAGGGTCAAAGAGTTCTTCAATCTTACCAAGGAAGGGTGTCAGGGCACTGTCGACTATCTTCTGGACTGATACCTGTGACAGATAGATTGAAGTGATAAACAGTGACttgaatatgagaaaattattattacaaaacatGAAAACTTATGGTAAGATTTTTTTGGTCCATTTTTTCAGAAGCACTTTCTATCAAAGTTGCCCCCCTCACCATTTACAAAAAAGTATCAGTTTTTAATAGTACAATTAAAAGCCATAACCAAAGTACTAACCTTCATTTTTCCATGTGCATCATCTCCTCCACCCTCATGGTCTGTGacagtcctcctccttctcctcctctcttctcccagtCCATCGTCTGGCCCGCCATCGCCTGGTCCTCCTGTGTCTGACAGAAGTGGCATCACAAGGCTCTCCAAGTCATCCTCACCAGGTTCACGTTTGATGCGCTTTCTTGGCCGACGGGGCTCCTTCTCCTCAACCTGGGAGGATTAGAGAGACTGCTACAGAAAAGTTGATAAAAGTATCGAATCCATATCGAGTAATGgaattttttttcatacatttcaaTAAAGAAATGTTATACATCTAACTATAAGTAATGAAATATGTAACTATTTAACTGGATTATTGTCTAATGGTTTTATAAAAAAAGGTATCTTGGAGAGATATCAATAAATTTTCTTTACAAGTACACATCTGGATATCTATATTCATAGACTGCTACAATgataagtttatatttatatgatatgatattatgTAATTACTGTGCACATAATTTTCTCtaagacatatatgtaaacaattttaataaatacaataaacaatggGCATGTGATCTGGTTCAGAGAAAAGGTATTATGTTGAGAGGTTTAATTATTTTCTGAAGCATAAGTAATTAAAAGCAAAAGCTACAGTACTAATTACTCTAACAGCATGAGGCCGCCAAATATCTTACAAACTTGAGTAAATGCTTTacataagtatttacatataaaatattaattgtcATGTGATGACAAACACACCTTcaattctctctttatatttaaccTTTTAGGAACAACCAATCCTTTATCTAAGTACAAGAAAAAACTTTATTTAGTTCACTACATCAGAAATAAAAATGTAGTCTTTGTGTCAGTTGAATCTATTTTCTCTCATTGTTCCTGATCAGCATGCAGATATTTATGAATACTAGGCAATAATTATCAATAGTTTTTATCAAAATAACCCTATGCTGTTGGGGATGAGCATGGAATGTATGAACATGCCGTGCCCAACACAAGTTAAGTTTATTATACAGATGGCtgcacaagtgcttagtcaccaatgagtcaattactaGCCCAACCTATATCACCtacctcacccttttctttgatttttggaaatattttatatTGGCACTTGTATTGTTAATAACCCTgtaataattacatcaataataataacagtatcaatattcatagcataaaAAATCCTGAAAACTCAAGGAAGGAGAAAATCAAGTGTGGCACATAGAATTCTGATTAACTTCTTGGTGGCTGAGCCATTTATGCTATGGTGGCATGGGATTAATCACAGGATTCCAGAGTTCTATCTTCCTCAAACAATATTCACACACAAGCATGATTACACATAGACtgactgtctccttctctttctgtctgtccttctaaatatgtatgtatgtgaaaatgtATCAGTTCGTTTAGCTATTACAAAGGGCATTCTCATTTATCATTACTGAAAGACATTTACTTTGATAACTTGTGCATTATTACAGTGACATACATTGGTGTACCCTAAACTTTAAATGGTTTGCTTCTTAGTATGAATACATAAACTTGTTGAATTTTAATTTCAATCTTCCTGGTTTTGTCCATCTTCATAAGGTGTAAGTATTTACCTATCTCTAAaataggacatatatatacaaatatccaaGAAATAACTTGGAAACAAATATACACTACCTCTCTTCCTGCTACTTCCTGATCATACTGTTCCAGGGCCTCCTTCATCTCAAAGAGGGAGAGCACCTTCCTTACAGATGCTGTGCCTTTGCCCCATAAAGTACTCATGGACCCTAGGAAAAACGATGCAAAATATTTAGAAGTCCTGCTTGACAGTatgtgaaaattatgatatatagAAACATGAAATATGTAGCCTGAATGGAGTCCACTTCTCTGGTGGTGCCTTATTATACAACCTAGATTTAAATGTGAGCATTTCAATAAACTAAAACAAATCAACTAAAAGTAAATAGAGACACTTCATAAAATCTATATCCATTTGTATAGTTTCCTTTCTTACCTGTATACATAAAggaaacaacagcatcaacaacatcaaAATTCACCGCAATGGGTAGAGTAAAACGACAGAACTGGTAGAGATATTTCAACTTTTTTCTCCTCAAGTACATCTGTCTATAGAAGTACGGACTGCGAGCCACTAATACAGCTCTGtgggcctaaaaaaaaaaaaggattgtaaTTGGGATCCATTTAATTCTACAGAAAAATTTgctatacattttattttcattttctatgcATTCTCAAATCTGTCTTATCATTTTGGAGATGAATAATTTATAAAATGATGTGTTtaatataaatcaatatcatATCAGTGTAAGCCATAAGGAAACATGACCTCCTATTTCCCAATAAAACAAACTTACATAAACCATCTGTCTTTTATCCATATCCACAAGTGCAGTGTTACAATCAATTCGCAGCTGCCTCATCTGCTCTAAGGCATTGCCCAAGTGAGGGGTCTGCAAATTGGTGGTAAGATGGCTCTGTTGCCACATCCTCTAAGCCATCTGTTGCCCCCCCGTCATCCCacatgggtggtggtgggggctgTACTTTCCTTGGTCGTCCTAAACGGCCAGGCACTCTTTCAACAGGGGAAGTGTTCAAGGGGTCTCGTGGTCCATATGCAACTACCTGAAGCAGTTAATAAAACATTAGGAGGGACTCTCTTTTAtgattctattttcctttttcaaatcAAATATCTTTAATGATAGAATTACTGTTTATTTTGTGTACTTTCTTACTCTTTAAGCCtaaattaaacacaaacacacacacacacacacacacacacacacacacaacacacacacacacacacacacacacacacacacacacacacacacacacacacacacacacacacacacacacacaaaaaaaaaaaaaaaaaaaaaaaaaaaaaaaaaaaaaaaaaaaaaaaaaaaaaaaaaaaaattaagtttatGAATTTATGAGAAAGTCAGATCATTATTCACTAATCAGTGGTATTTACCAGTATATATTTGATGACACAACTCAccacatataaaataaacaatattttttgttGACAACCCAATATAGTTTCAGGGAAATGCTATAAAATCTTAAAAAGTTTTAAATACTCTCTTACTCTTAACTGCAATCAGTCCCAATTCAATATTCATCTATCTGGATTGAACAACTAATCCCTCATTCAAGAAGATAAACAGGTATATAGtacctttctttcattctaaGACAGAAATTATAACAAAGAATATAGTCCAAAATTATTCATAACTTAATGGCAAAAATATATGCTGACAAGTGGATATAAAGTATGCAAGTACTCCAAACTCATATTCATGAACAGTAactataaatcataaataatgaaaagagaaagaaagaaagaaaaaaaaatgaagaagacaaaaaagagggaagaagcaaCAGTTCATTTTTATACTCTTTCATAAAATATATCACAATCTTGGAAAATTtactggaaaagaaaagaaaagaaaagaaaagaaagaaagaaaaaaaaaaaaacttgaaaaataaATTTAACACTATGTCCCTCACCTTGACAAAATCACTCTCATCAATGAGGACTGTGACCTGTTCAATCCTGAAAGGCTTATCTGCATCATGATCCTTTCTGATCTTATTCAGGTCAATCAAGGTAGCATTTGGGGCTAACTTGGTGACTGAGCCAGGAGGGGGctggacagggggagggagagggtgtccaTCTGGCCCTAGTGGTGTTCCATCAGCTGAGGTATTGAATATTGGGGTTACACTGGCACCCAGGCCTTGGCCTGTGCCATCATTTTGGGCTGCTGCCTGTCAATGATAAAGTTACTTATGATAAATTGTAGctataaaatacattttcattcagaaaaaaaagtaaaaaacacaaCTTTCACAAATTTACTAGGACCataacatacaataataataaagaattagaCACATATAATTAACCATTATTTAGAAAACTTTTATACACTTGACAATACCACTGATACGTACTAAAATAAAATTACTACATTTTGTATTTAAaaccacttcatatatatatatatatatatatatatatatgatttctaatGCACAAAAGGTTTTAGCACAGGTGACATACTAGAGAATTGGGAGACGTTTAGTTTTGAGCATACATATAGTACAAGGTAAATGTTACAAGGAAGTAACAGAATAATGAATAGATGTGGTTACAAAACTGCTGTGATCTCCTCGGCTTTGGTGCTGCAATAAAGACCAACAAGCTGATACTCCTAGCATAAAGCCTGGCCTGGTTCCTATTTGACATAAAATCCCTAATTAGGTTTATGAACTTAAGTTATGATCCATCCAGTTTTTATCTAATTAATAATCAACTTATTTCTTAGTTTGCAACACCTGCCATAGAAGAAAAAGGTCTCAGAATTCACAGATCCATTGATTTGATATACAGCTTAAATTGTACAATTGAGTAAATATATCTGAAACTGAACCTACTAAATCATGAATATATACCTTTTAATGCCACTACACCACTTCATTAAGAGAACAGTACAATCAGAAAATCTAGCCATCCTTACTAAGAATGTCATAAATCAGAGAACACGCACAATTGCACTTTCCTTTTCAATACCACAAATAAAGTTTCATTGACAAGTATGTGTATGCCATTCTTGCATGGGAATTTGATATATTATATCTGATATCTAAACTTCCTACAGCATGTATGTAGCTGTTGACCTAGACTACAGGAAAAAGCTGTCTGTCTGGTTAACTACAGTGATGTGACATCAAAAGATGGTGACTGAAATATAGTACATCTAATTTTTTGTATAAGTTGTTacctatatttttataaaaactgACTCTTTAAAGGTGAGCACATATTCTAAGAAGTTATACAGTTGCATGAAAATATTGTATGATCTTTCAATTGCCTTAAAATATTCTATTTAAATGGTCTTTTCTAAATGACAAATCagaattctctctctatatatatattagctcagATTTCTGTCTGTGACTGAACATATTAGAAAACAAATTCTAAGTCTAATTCAGTGAACTAAAGCTAAAAGCTGCTGTTCATTATAGGAGTGCTGCTAATGTGAAAATTATACAAGATGCCACTTCacaatatccatatctatacgtatacttatatataaatatatatatatatatataatatatatatatataatatatatataatatatatataatatatataatatatatataatatatataatatatatatatatatataatatatataatatatatgtatacatatatatgtgtgtgtgtatatatatatatatatatatatatatatatatatatatatatatatatatatatatatatgtatatatataatatatatagatatatatagatatatacagacatgcacatatatatgtacatatatatatttatatatatatatatatatatatatatatatatatatatatatatgcatgtacatacatgaatacacatacacaagataAAATAGCAACAGATTACTTAATGAAcataaaaaagttgaaaaaatattttccatACCTGGTTAGGTATAGGATTAAATAAGTTAGGGTTAGGGTCGGGATGATTTCGTGTTGGTGCGCCCGCTGGAAAATGTCTCTGGCAGGCATGCACAGCAGGGCGTCCATCATCAATGCCTAAGACTTCGAGCCATCGACGGTACGAGTCCTCATCTTTGCTCCTCCTGACTGAATATACTACAACacctgaaaatgaataaaatctaaataaatataaaaatctcaAGTGCCTGGGTACTGATCTACTGTTTGGGAGTTTGAGCTTCTCTGGTCCCATAAATGATTAGGATCCCACCTATCCTAAGCACACAGCAGAAGTTAGCAACCTATAAGACCTTGTATGTTAAGGCTAAGTATCATTCAATATTTgctaaatttattatcattatcattattataagacatgaaaatattataaaaaaaaaaacttgaatgacacatatatgaatatcttaatAATCACTAGAACATAATCTTCATTGGAAAAtttatacaaaagagagagaaaaaaatgcatctaAATACTTAACATCAAAATACCTGAACAATATTCAGTGCAACATTATATCACTACATACTCTGCAATACAAGGGAACTCAGACATTTATCATAAAAATGCATAACTTGAAGTACAGTGTGAACTCACCTGGAGAAGTGGCACCACAGCCGGGCACATGACACCTCCTGGTCACTACTCGGCTGTCTCCCCCAACCGACATgactcacccttcacccttctctacCTGTTGGAAAATTATGTTTTAGGTATAATATAAAATTACCACAGATAAATTAATTGTACTAGATCCACTAATATCTAAATctttttataagaaaaatattttcagGTTTATCAAAAATTACATGGTCAGCAATTTCCTCAGTTTCCATACTTCAGCAAATTTACCCAACTGGTTCCTTATGCAGTGAAAAATTACTAAGGAAGTCTGTAAGTCCATATACTCCAAGAGTAGACATGCTGAAACCTTGTTTATCTAACACCAGCAAGTGTTGAGGACACTCCAATCTCCTTCTCAATATCTactatgtttatacatttatgaacatgcgcacgcgcgcgcgcgcgcgtgtgtgtgtgtgtgtgtgtgtgtgtgtgtgtgtgtgtgtgtgtgtgtgtgtatgcatgtatgtgtacatatatgtatataaatactaaattatgtatactgtatatgttatACAGAGCacgtatatgacatatatatattatgtgcatgtatacagacatgttgtaaatagaacaacgaagggaagtgcaggaaaacacacgaatatgccaaaggccttttctatatatgccctgatgaagcagtaaatgtgaaaaggccttcagcatattcgtgtgttttcctgcacttcctttcattgttctatttacaatttgtttaacatgaattccacacgcatatacagacatgcatatatatatctatatatatatatatatatatatatatatatatatatatatatatatatatatatatatatatatagatatatatatacctatatcatatatgtatatatatctataactatctatctacctatctatctatattcatatatatataaatattcatctatatatatatatatatatatatatatatatatatatatatatatatatatatatatatatatgcatgtctgtatacatggccataatatatatgtcatatatgtgctatgtataacatatacagtatacataatctatataaatcatatat contains these protein-coding regions:
- the LOC125031091 gene encoding LOW QUALITY PROTEIN: uncharacterized protein LOC125031091 (The sequence of the model RefSeq protein was modified relative to this genomic sequence to represent the inferred CDS: deleted 1 base in 1 codon), encoding MSVGGDSRVVTRRCHVPGCGATSPGVVVYSVRRSKDEDSYRRWLEVLGIDDGRPAVHACQRHFPAGAPTRNHPDPNPNLFNPIPNQAAAQNDGTGQGLGASVTPIFNTSADGTPLGPDGHPLPPPVQPPPGSVTKLAPNATLIDLNKIRKDHDADKPFRIEQVTVLIDESDFVKVVAYGPRDPLNTSPVERVPGRLGRPRKVQPPPPPMWDDGGATDGLEDVATEPSYHQFADPSLGQCLEQMRQLRIDCNTALVDMDKRQMVYAHRAVLVARSPYFYRQMYLRRKKLKYLYQFCRFTLPIAVNFDVVDAVVSFMYTGSMSTLWGKGTASVRKVLSLFEMKEALEQYDQEVAGREVEEKEPRRPRKRIKREPGEDDLESLVMPLLSDTGGPGDGGPDDGLGEERRRRRRTVTDHEGGGDDAHGKMKVSVQKIVDSALTPFLGKIEELFDPSASTLQIARTSQHIITLWHADILLTKLFDQNDLTKFFSEVMNNVLEKKNLMHQQGSADTEGNGFSVELLVTHTGDPLVDEAYSKASIGDSVVQEVETITVGDMQIINYHQFDPQHIPKYVHMIAMYRYWIRMGKRSMGRSDPSGGGGGGAGSKDTLMPPLLEGDVLPDDSSAPHDLDDLVNRMAVGGDDLLVGSGGALTKACFQQVSNDLKRRAVSDLELYVNPSFHEELIMHIMVDQVEDRGTLPLSLAVFLAKGCNFCRKKECKGEDLTLPISPDNPVCPDRQCIKRNLICEICNKQMSNSKSLARHKYSLHDIQVGDTGGLFICSHCGETFSKKWKLNMHERQHEDRKLEVNCHICGKVMRGAMALKKHVSMVHETKPQFQCDFCNKSFKRKETLNVHRRIHTGEKPFPCARCDYASETKGNLKAHMWRKHKIQLGGPTAEQQQQQQQAAEEQAMAATLVAHAHTLADGSFIIAQGAPPPGTIISLEVCLQTFSIKISKLVCGKYQFNIIHCIREKVYAKHFSVRLSRL